Part of the Coregonus clupeaformis isolate EN_2021a chromosome 31, ASM2061545v1, whole genome shotgun sequence genome, cattgtcatgctgaaagacccagccacgtttcatcttcaatgcccttgctgatggaaggaggttttcactcaaatggccccattcattctttcctttacacggatcagtcgtcctggtccctttgcagaaaaacagccccaaagcatgatgtttccacccccatgcttcacagtaggtatggtgttctttggatgcaactcagcattctttgtcctccaaacacgacgagttgagtttttaccaaaaagttatattttggtttcatctgaccatatgacattctcccaatcctcttctggatcatccaaatttacattttagtcatttagcagacgctcttatccagagcgacttacagttagtgaatacatatttttttttaatactggccccccgtgggaaacgaacccacaaccctggcgttgcaaacgccatgctctatcaactgagctacatccctgccggccattccctcccctaccctggacgacgccgggccaattgtgcgccgcccatgagtctcccggtcgcggccggctgcgacagagcctggattcaaaccaggatctctagtggcacagttagcactgcgatgcagtgccttagaccactgcgccactcaggagtacacaaccctggcgttgcaaacgccatgctctaccaactgagctacatccctgccggccattccctcccctaccctggacgacactgggccaattgtgcgccgccccatgggtctcccggtcacggccagctacacCAGGTTTGTTTTGTAACCTTTAGCAGTTGATAACCTGATGGTCCCAGTGAATTGCCCATAGGACAAATACTCAATGATTATTCACTTTATGTAATAACACATTTAGTAACATTCCACAACTGTAACGTGGAACAACTGGTTAGTAAAATATACCAACTGATTGTAGCCAAATGTCTCATTGTCATTATGTTGCATtatgtattttacatttacatttacatcatttagcagacgctcttatccagagcgacttacaaattggtgcattcaccttatagccagtgtgaTAACCACTtttcaaaaaacatttttttaaatatttagcctttttatattttatatttatatttgatattttttaatcaaattttttttttctatattttttttttgttgcactctagcaaacttcagacgggcctggacatgtactggcttaagcagggggacacgtctggcactgcaggatttgagtccctggcggcgtagtgtgttactgatggtaggctttgttactttggtcccagctctctgcaggtcattcactaggtccccccgtgtggttctgggatttttgctcaccgttcttgtgatcattttgaccccatggggtgagaacttgcgtggagccccagatcgagggagattatcagtggtcttgtatgtcttccatttcctaataattgctcccacagttgatttcttcaaaccaagctgcttacctattgcagattcagtcttcccagcctggtgcaggtctataattttgtttctggtgtcctttgacagctctttggtcttggccatagtggagtttggagtgttactgtttgaggttgtggacaggtgtcttttatactgataacaagttcaaacaggtgccattaatacaggtaacgagtggaggacagagaagcctcttaaagaagaagttacaggtctgtgagagccagaaatcttgcttgtttgtaggtgaccaaatacttattttccaccataatttgcaaataaactcataaaaaatcctacaatgtgatttttttctcaatttgtctgtcatagttgacgtgtacctatgatgaaaattacaggcctctctcatctttttaagtgggagaactcacaattgactaaataccttttttccccactgtatatagacaggtgtgtgcctttccaaatcatgtccaatcaatttaatttaccacagatggactccaagttgtagtaacatctcaagggtgatcaatggaaacaggatgcacctgagctcactttcgagtctcatagcaaagggtctgaatacttatgtaaataaggtgtttctgcaaaatttggttaaagaaaatatgtaattgatcatttgctacgtgaggcttatttaaTCAAATAGAAGTTTCATAATGGTTAGGTTACAAATGCACTGATAAGTGTATGCACGTGGCATTTCGGCAACTTTGAAAAAATACTATCGGTTGTGCCTGTTCACATGCTTATCTGCCCTCATTAGCTTGAATGGTCCTACCTGATTATTCagaggaatgaatggtgtcacgtgatcgatggctttgttAATTCATATACAGTCATTGGGTGGTTCTCTCTTGCATTCAAGTAGATTACATAATTGTAACAAGGTACATATGTTATTTTGAGAGCACTAAACTGAATCCATTTAAAATAAGACAAAAGGTACATAAGACGGACTTGTGAATAAATGCTTTATAATAAAAAATGGCTTTGCATACCCCTACGCATattcatgcacacacaccattacatatttttttttacactgcCAGCCAAACGATGATTGTTCGCAGTCTCACACTACAGATGGTATCAGACAGTGTGTGTGATGGGCAATGTTCCCTTTAATTTTTGGGGGCACTGAGCAAAtctcaggtctgctgagcgcaaacgtGAAAATTcagtgcaacttccagcgcgcgtttactgtgaacactgaggctgtacctgcgTTAAGTTAGTGTTAACAGTGGCCAATTGATCGTAATGTAGGCTTACCATCAAAAACAATTGAGGAAATGCATTccataacatggaaatagctgttctatcattccgcctacagtagcagccaatatgtggtgttcaatgtagaccAACATTCCATGAGACCtataaaaaaaacatgcagggcttgacattaacttgtttatccacttgtccgtCAGACAAGGTGGTGACTGAAaatgtgtttgatgcaagaaaccactttgcattattattcccataccattattacagagaatcagacacattatgctaccctctgcctattggatacgtagcttattcaagcctgtctcaaaatacaacactgcccctttaagacaaagaAAAGCTCTTCACcagacttgcttttcaaagaggtctagaaatgtaaaatgtttgtgctcttgtaggaagcaaccactcccctattgctgaccacaaattatctataattgcactaactcactaactagcaaaggataacTCCCAgttacaaaaaaaatacaacataagCAACTACTTTATTTTCCAAAAACAAATAGAAAAAGACATCCAATTAAATATTTACATGACAAGACAACATTAAGAAAAATATGaaaaccaaagactgaacatgtAACAAAAAATGACATTAAAAACGAAATGTAGCATTAAAGAAATTGTCAAATATGCAGCTATTTGCAAGACTAATGCTTTATATATTACATTGTTTTTGTTATTAGCACACAGTAATTTTTAAACAATTCTTAAAATTAGATTTCTATCATACCTGGGAAAAAAAGGAACAAATTCTAGCATATAACCAATGTGCAAAAGCAGTCAAGTCTCCAAGTGTTACAAAATTCAAAGCCATTCTTGGACAAGTGGCAGTAGAGAGGAGAATATAAAAGCATTGAGGTGGTCATCAGAGCTGCTGTCAGAGTTGTCACTGTCCAGGGCCGAGAGTCGCCGGAGCGGTCTTAGACGGGGCAGAGGCCTTGGACGGGCCCTCCGAGTCGCTGGAGTCAAACGACGGGACCTTCTTGCCGGCGGTTTTGGCAGCTGGCTTGGGCTTGGACAGAGCTTCCATGATGGACGGCTGCTTTGCATCTGGAGGGGATGACGGGGAGATACACAGACAGGGTTAGGAGTGTATTCTTCATAATGATTTATTCGCTCAAAGCATAACCTCTCAATATATCATCCATGATACAACATTATGTAaatgtacatgtacagtataaCAATCTGTTTTATTACTCATTGACGCAATAAATTGATTAACGCAGAAAGCTAATTTCACAACTACTGCGGTGTATCAGTACAGGGTTGGAGGGGCTGTTCTACAATACCTTCAGCCGCCTTCTTTGGGGCGGCTGGCTTCTTGGCGGCGGCTGGTTTCTTGGGGGATGCCCCTTTGgctgtcatgaatcccgcttcctgagtctgtttctgcctgagttgcctgttttctgtcttggagtctgtttcctgaaggttcctgaatgcaccctgtctggttgccgggcgacgaagctaggcgggagatctcttgattacccgcacctgcatctcatcagctatctgcacacctggtcctgatcatcacctcttcacttcataagctctgacctgacatccattccgtgccggatcgttagccatgaacagtatgttgtgtcagcgtatcagcctcaagttttctagaatttgttttgttgttttgtactttttgcttgccgtgtacttacctccgtttactctgtctacagttattctcccggaacattcactcCACCCTTGCCTGGTCGTCGGTGGGTTCTGtatcattggatctgcctattcacttccaccaactcacctccgctgcccgctccgtctcctgaattatcctgcttccacatttgagtcgttaaataaatactccccttctgtctactcaccttgtcctggtctgctttagagaatcgggACATTGGCCTTGGCTAGAGGCTTGGAGGCCATCGCATCATCGGCATCAGACTGAGCTGCAGAACACAGAAACAAGTTCAGTTTCCATTTTCAACTGTGCTAGTCCAAGAATCTCCTCAGACGTCTGCGACAGTGTGCTGTCAACGCAGAATGTTCTATTCTGAATGTCAGCACCCTGTTTAATTGTGGCAAACTTGTGAAGTTGGATACATTCTGTTATACAGTTCagatggtgtggtgtagtgattTTGATTTGATCACTATTGATCCCCGGGGGAGAATTAGGTGTGGAATCTACTTACAGCTGGATTTGCTTTT contains:
- the LOC121548072 gene encoding histone 24-like, with translation MTAKGASPKKPAAAKKPAAPKKAAEDAKQPSIMEALSKPKPAAKTAGKKVPSFDSSDSEGPSKASAPSKTAPATLGPGQ